The sequence below is a genomic window from Streptobacillus canis.
GTAATAAACATAAAACAATAGAAATCATCACTTTTTTCTTATTAAGCATCTTGGTCATCTCCTTTAAAATTATTAAACCATAAAATTAATTCTTCAAATACTGAAATATTCAATTCATAATAAATGAAGTTTTTGTATTTGCTCTCTCGTATTAAATCCGCTTTTTTTAATAAATTTAAATGATAAGAAACTGTTGGAGCAGTAATATTAAATGAATTTGCAATATCTCCAGCACTCATTCTACCATTTTTTAAAAGTAAAAGTATTTCTCTTCTAATGGGATCAGAGAGGGCTTTAAAAGTTTCTTTGAACATAATCTCACCTCTATTTAGATATTTATCTAATTAGATTATATTCTAAATAGATTAAAAAGTCAAGAAAAAAAGAAGACTTACGTCTTCTATTTTTTTAATTCATTATATTTTTCAACAAATTTTTTTGTTTCTTCTTTAACACTTTCATAGCCTAAAGTTTTAATATTTTTAGTTAAAGCGCTTCCTATACCCAATGCAAATACTCCTGCATCTAACCATTTATCCATATTATCTATACTTACTCCACCAGATGGCATCATCTTAGCATGTGGAATAGGTCCTTTAACATTTTTAATAAAGTTAGGCCCCAATAAATCACCAGGGAATAATTTAATTAACTCTGCACCACTTTCTAAAGCTTTAACTATTTCTGTAATAGTTGCGCAACCTGGTAAATACGGAACTTTATATCTATTACACACTTTAGAGATTTCAACATCTAGATGAGGAGATACTATAAATTTTGCCCCTTTCA
It includes:
- a CDS encoding autorepressor SdpR family transcription factor — translated: MFKETFKALSDPIRREILLLLKNGRMSAGDIANSFNITAPTVSYHLNLLKKADLIRESKYKNFIYYELNISVFEELILWFNNFKGDDQDA
- a CDS encoding bifunctional 2-keto-4-hydroxyglutarate aldolase/2-keto-3-deoxy-6-phosphogluconate aldolase, giving the protein MEKNLFQKIYDDKLIAVIRGKDDDDAYNISKKVIEGGINIIELTFSTPFVENTIEKLTKENIPGVVVGAGTVLDDITARIAIMKGAKFIVSPHLDVEISKVCNRYKVPYLPGCATITEIVKALESGAELIKLFPGDLLGPNFIKNVKGPIPHAKMMPSGGVSIDNMDKWLDAGVFALGIGSALTKNIKTLGYESVKEETKKFVEKYNELKK